The following proteins come from a genomic window of Candidatus Thiodiazotropha sp. CDECU1:
- a CDS encoding MBL fold metallo-hydrolase, whose product MSLRFALLGSGSQGNALIIETAAVRILVDCGFPAREIERRLRDLGIGADTLTGILVTHEHTDHVRGLGAMARRYGLQVWMTPGTFHAANYGKLPSLHQIDCHGGWWTIGDLAVAPYPVPHDSREPCQFLFRAGDNTLGLLTDTGYVTPHIAAILQACDSLVLEFNHDPQMLANGPYPPSLRARVGGSHGHLSNHQAVELLKRLQTSRLQHLVASHLSEKNNSPALVTELVQQQLPDLSGRISIASQHEISGWFQLSV is encoded by the coding sequence TTTGCTCTCCTCGGCAGTGGTAGTCAGGGCAACGCCCTGATTATCGAGACCGCAGCAGTGAGAATACTGGTGGATTGCGGGTTCCCTGCCCGTGAAATCGAGCGTCGTCTGAGGGATCTGGGTATTGGGGCGGACACCCTGACCGGGATTCTCGTCACCCATGAGCATACTGACCATGTCAGGGGGCTCGGTGCCATGGCGAGACGCTATGGTCTTCAGGTATGGATGACACCAGGAACCTTTCATGCTGCCAATTACGGTAAGTTACCCAGCCTGCATCAGATAGACTGCCACGGCGGGTGGTGGACCATTGGCGACCTGGCCGTGGCCCCCTATCCGGTACCCCATGACTCCAGAGAGCCCTGCCAGTTTCTGTTTCGTGCCGGCGACAACACCCTGGGCCTGCTCACCGATACCGGCTATGTCACACCCCATATCGCCGCTATTCTGCAGGCCTGCGACAGCCTGGTTCTCGAGTTCAATCACGACCCGCAGATGTTGGCGAATGGCCCCTATCCACCCAGCCTGCGGGCAAGAGTCGGGGGATCCCATGGGCATTTGAGCAATCACCAGGCGGTGGAGCTGTTGAAGCGGCTGCAAACCTCCCGTTTGCAACATCTGGTGGCATCCCATTTGAGTGAGAAAAATAACTCCCCGGCGCTGGTTACCGAGCTGGTTCAGCAGCAGCTGCCCGACTTGAGCGGTCGGATTTCTATCGCATCTCAGCATGAGATATCTGGCTGGTTCCAACTATCGGTTTAA